The nucleotide sequence ACAACTGACGGACTGGCTTGGTCACTTCAAACCAGGGATGGCTGACGCGCAAATATCCCAGCACCTGCTGACCCACTTCGACTCGATGGGTGACCTGGCGCAGGATGAGCGGGGTCGGTGGCAGGGAGTGGAGGGTGGAAACATCGCTGGCTGCCTGGTTGTGGGTTTCCACACCTTTAGCGATATGAACCGTTTCTCCATCACTGTCTGGATGGAGCCGGATATCCAATGGCTCAGAAAAGGTAGACCAGAGCAGTTCACCAGCCGGGTCAAACCACTCCAGATCAATGTGATCGTCTTCATCGGTCGCGGCATTGTCACGAAAACTGGCTTCGACATTGACGCGCAGAGCGCCCCCTTCAACGCGGGGATTGATGGGTTCAATCACCAGCGATCGCCCAACTACTTCTACAACATGGTTCAGCGTGTCATCAATCCGTTCAATCAGCGTGCCACGCACATAAAGGTAGAAACCACTGGCAAAGATGAACAACAGGATGGCTGTCACTGTGGTGTACCAGAGTGCAAGCCGCCGTCGGGTGGTTTGAAACATGGGCTGCTCAGGAGCGTTCTGATTCCAGACTAATTCCAGACTATCTATTCTAGGATCGCTAGAGTAACCCTGCATCATGCCGCCATTCGTTGCTGATTTTGGGTATGAATTAGAAATTGGATGAATTGAAAACTTTCAGTTCAGAGGGCGATTCAGCAGCACTTCCTGACACTCGTGTCTTTAGTTATGCCAGCAATCCTGACCAGTGCCGACTTTCTCTCTGCTCCCGGAATCATTCTGGATGTCAGGAGTCCGGCAGAATTTGAGCGTGGTCACATTCCAGGAGCCGTCAGTTTTCCTCTGTTTACAAATGAGGAACGGGCGCAGGTGGGGACCTGCTATAAGCTACAGGGGAGAGAGTCCGCGGTAGAACTGGGATTGGCGATCGCTGGCCCCAAGCTGGCTCAGTTTGTCGCCCAGGCAAAACAGCTTGCGCCAGAGCGGGTATTGCGCATTCATTGCTGGCGGGGGGGAATGCGAAGCAGCAGTATGGCATGGTTGCTGGAAACCGCCGGGTTTCAGGTATCTGTGCTGGACCGGGGCTATAAAGGTTTTCGTCAATGGGTGCGAGACACGCTGGCAGTTCCTAAGCCAATCATTATTCTCGGCGGCATGACCGGCACGGGGAAAACAGCTATCCTGCACAGTCTGGCAGCAGCAGGAGCGCAAATTCTTGATTTAGAACGGTATGCCAGTCATCGGGGTAGCAGCTATGGCAATTTGGGACTGCCCCCCCAACCCAGTACTGAACACTTCGAAAACCTGACCGCAGTGGCATGGTCAATGCTGGACGCCAACCGTCCGGTCTGGATTGAGGCAGAAAGCCGGATGGTGGGCACCTGTCGGATTCCGAATGAACTATTTACCCAGATGATGGCGGCTCCAGTGTTGCAAATTGAGCGATCGCGGGCTGAGCGGATTGCGCACCTGCTGGACGTATATGGCGTCATGGATCGGCAGGCGTTAGTGGTTGCCACAGAGCGGTTACGAAAGCGACTGGGGGGCGATCGCGTCCGAGCAGCCGTAACCTGCATCGAACAGGGAAACCTGGCAGCCGCAATGGAAATTGTGCTGGACTATTATGATAAAGCCTATCTTTATGACTTGAAGCGACGAAATGGGGCGATTCATTCTGTTGTTAATGTCTCCGGCTTATTCCCCCAAGAAATCGCAACATTACTGATCAGAACGTCGGAACAACGCTTCTCAAAAAAGATCTGAATTCCGTCCGTTGCAGCCCAGTGTTAGCCTGCTCTAGACTTAGATCCTGCATGTAAAAACACTTGATATTGATATTATGAACTATCGTGACATCATCACTATTGAACCTGATAAGCGTGGGGGTAGACCCTGCATTCGTCGGATGCGGATTACGGTTTACGACGTTCTTGGCTGGTTAGCTGCTGGAATGTCGGTTGCTGAGATTATTGACGATTTTCCAGAACTGACAGAAACAGACATTAGGGCCTGTTTAGAGTTTGCGGCTGATCGAGATCATCGTTTAGTTGCTTCGGTGAGCGCTGCTTGAAACTACTATTTGATCAGAACCTGAGCCGAAAATTGGTTAATCGCCTGGCGGATATCTTCCCCGATGCCAGCCATGTTCAGTTTCATGGGCTATCAGAGAAGACAGATACAGAGATTTGGGAGTTCGCCAAGTTAAATGATTTTTGCATTGTGACTCAAGATGCAGATTTCGCAGAAAGAAGTCGGCTGTATGGTTCTCCCCCAAAAGTAGTGTGGCTAAGATGTGGAAACGCACCTACTCATCAAGTTGAAGCTCTCATCCGTGCTGCAAAAGAAGCAATTCAAGAGCTTCTAGACAAACCTGCTCTTCATTGCTTGGAACTGCATTAATTCATTTCGTTGAGGTGGTGGGTTTACGATTGCAAAGCACCCTACAAGATCGGCGATTGCACTTACTGGCTAAACCCGGATTTCTCACCACTCTTTTCAAAAGTAGCTTATGGCGGTTCTCAATTGAGTGAGGTATGGGAGTGTGAGGTACAGTAAGGGGACGGACACCCCACTGTGCCTCACACCCTTGAAAAAGTCTGTGGCGCTGCTGAATAGCAGTATGAATTGGAACGAAGTTTCAATTCATACACGCTCTAATTCATACCCAGATTCAGCAATGCCTGAAAAAGTCTGTATAAGCCCCGCCAGATAAGTTTTTCGGGAGAAGGCAGGAAAAACGGTGCGATCGCCCGCCTCGTGGGTTGGGTTGACAACAGGAAACCCCACATCATTAACTTCTATAAATCTCGCTGTAACCCGCATTGCAGTTCTGAGCACCAAATGGGTTGACAGCGCATAATATGGTACGAGGAATAGCGGAACTCCATCACCACACCCTATGCCCACTACAAACTCGCTCGATCTGGAACAAACTGTCATCTCACTCTTTCAGCAAGAGGGATGGCAGGTGAGATTGGCATCGCCCGAAGACAAGAAGGACTATACGTTTGAATTAGAGCGAGGTGAGGAATGTATTGCGGTTCAGCTTCGCAACCACAAGGCAAAGGTGCATGTTGGTTACCTGGAAAAATTTATTGATTTTCTAGAGCAACCGGATGGTGCCCGCTTTACCAAAGGATTTTTGATCTCAACCTCCGGCTTTAGCCCCTCTGTCTTTACCTACATGTTGACCGAGGAAGTGGTAGATATCTCCCTTGGCACCTTCAAGGACAGTCAGATTTTCTGGGAAATGGAACCACCGCCCCCACCCCCCAGAGAAGAAATTACTTACATCGGCGTATTTACCTGCAAAGGTGGAGTGGGTAAAACCACGATCAGTGCTCATCTGGCAGGAGCCTTTGCCCTCAACGGTTATGATGTCATTCTGGTTGACCTGGACAGGCAAAGTAACTTGCGCAAGCTCCTGGGAGATGGCGTCTATTTGCCAGGTCCAAAGGGAAGTTTGGGCGCAACGATCACTGTCCTTAACCACGATGAGTGGAGCGAAGAAGACTACCCCGACATTAAAGTCGTCGTTTGTGATTGCAGCCCAGAGTATGACGCTAACCCGGAGGAGTTCATTAAGCGTTTCCACTACTGCATTATCCCAACCATATTAAATCCATTAGGCATTAACAAAAATGCAGATGTGATCAAGCGGACATTTAGAGCCATTCGCCAGGTTAATTCGGAAGCAGAATTGTTTGTCCTGATCAATAACTACCATGCTGATGAAGACAAACGAAATGAAGTGCTAAACGACATTTTGAAGCGTGAGTTCAAAGATCTGGCAAAGCATGACCCCAAATGTCACTACATTGATCCTGAAATGGTTGCCATTCGGTTCAGCAAGCAGTTGCTCTACTGGGGATACCATCTAGTCGAAGGCTCGAAACCCCAATTGGCGTTTCGAGAAATTGCTGGGCGATCGTTCCCCAAAGCTGATTTTCTGAAATTACTGGACTACCTGGAAGACGAAACGACCATTGAAGCTGCCAGGGAATAGGTTGGTAGGGTAACAGTCATGAGATTCAGCCTTAAAGTTAAACCTCAAAAAAGGAGGGGAGGCAACGATGCCTCCCCTCTGGTGATTCTGATGACTGGACTGGTCTTTGAGTCGTTTCCGTAGTGCCTGGAACTGTTTGCGTTTCTGGCGCTGACGGGCAGAGCCGCCTTTGCCCTTATCATTTCGTCCTTCCCGGCGGGGAGATTCCCACCGTTTTAGTCGTTGTGTCATTGGAGTTGCCTTTGGAATGAGGGGTG is from Leptothermofonsia sichuanensis E412 and encodes:
- the mnmH gene encoding tRNA 2-selenouridine(34) synthase MnmH, which translates into the protein MSLVMPAILTSADFLSAPGIILDVRSPAEFERGHIPGAVSFPLFTNEERAQVGTCYKLQGRESAVELGLAIAGPKLAQFVAQAKQLAPERVLRIHCWRGGMRSSSMAWLLETAGFQVSVLDRGYKGFRQWVRDTLAVPKPIIILGGMTGTGKTAILHSLAAAGAQILDLERYASHRGSSYGNLGLPPQPSTEHFENLTAVAWSMLDANRPVWIEAESRMVGTCRIPNELFTQMMAAPVLQIERSRAERIAHLLDVYGVMDRQALVVATERLRKRLGGDRVRAAVTCIEQGNLAAAMEIVLDYYDKAYLYDLKRRNGAIHSVVNVSGLFPQEIATLLIRTSEQRFSKKI
- a CDS encoding DUF433 domain-containing protein, with the translated sequence MNYRDIITIEPDKRGGRPCIRRMRITVYDVLGWLAAGMSVAEIIDDFPELTETDIRACLEFAADRDHRLVASVSAA
- a CDS encoding DUF5615 family PIN-like protein; translated protein: MKLLFDQNLSRKLVNRLADIFPDASHVQFHGLSEKTDTEIWEFAKLNDFCIVTQDADFAERSRLYGSPPKVVWLRCGNAPTHQVEALIRAAKEAIQELLDKPALHCLELH
- a CDS encoding nucleotide-binding protein gives rise to the protein MPTTNSLDLEQTVISLFQQEGWQVRLASPEDKKDYTFELERGEECIAVQLRNHKAKVHVGYLEKFIDFLEQPDGARFTKGFLISTSGFSPSVFTYMLTEEVVDISLGTFKDSQIFWEMEPPPPPPREEITYIGVFTCKGGVGKTTISAHLAGAFALNGYDVILVDLDRQSNLRKLLGDGVYLPGPKGSLGATITVLNHDEWSEEDYPDIKVVVCDCSPEYDANPEEFIKRFHYCIIPTILNPLGINKNADVIKRTFRAIRQVNSEAELFVLINNYHADEDKRNEVLNDILKREFKDLAKHDPKCHYIDPEMVAIRFSKQLLYWGYHLVEGSKPQLAFREIAGRSFPKADFLKLLDYLEDETTIEAARE